The following are encoded in a window of Campylobacter concisus ATCC 51562 genomic DNA:
- a CDS encoding ABC transporter permease encodes MRKVIFFLACFVFLALVIFAFVTSFFSKFEPNFTDFMAVNLAPSSEHIFGTDILGRDNLIRVSYALKNSLLILLLAGFLTTLFSLIYAYFGTSKSKIYESLFDKGLDAFLSIPNIVFIMLFSSFSSGDLLITSFIIAICSFMQGAKVFMQNLRLSRKCDYAEQAVINGAGKFSLICFEILPNLKHLIVSIFGINAINAVVMEATLGFFGVGSDANKISLGIMLNESKEALFLGSWWMVLFPGVTLFLLILATSIITSNSKNGNIKI; translated from the coding sequence ATGAGAAAAGTCATATTTTTCCTAGCCTGTTTTGTCTTTTTAGCTCTTGTCATATTTGCCTTTGTGACGTCGTTTTTCTCTAAATTTGAGCCAAATTTCACTGACTTTATGGCGGTAAATTTAGCCCCAAGTAGCGAGCACATCTTTGGCACTGACATCCTAGGCAGGGACAATCTCATAAGAGTGTCCTATGCGCTTAAAAACTCGCTTCTTATCTTGCTGCTAGCTGGCTTTTTAACGACACTTTTTTCGCTCATCTACGCATATTTTGGCACGAGCAAGAGCAAAATTTACGAGAGCCTTTTTGATAAGGGGCTTGATGCCTTTTTAAGTATCCCAAACATCGTTTTTATCATGCTTTTTAGCTCATTTAGTAGCGGAGATCTGCTTATAACCTCTTTTATCATCGCTATTTGCTCGTTTATGCAGGGCGCAAAAGTTTTTATGCAAAATTTAAGACTTAGTAGAAAATGCGACTACGCCGAGCAGGCTGTGATAAATGGCGCTGGTAAATTTAGCCTGATTTGCTTTGAAATTTTGCCAAATTTAAAGCATCTAATAGTTAGCATCTTTGGCATAAACGCGATAAACGCGGTCGTCATGGAGGCTACGCTTGGCTTTTTTGGCGTGGGTAGTGACGCAAATAAAATAAGCCTTGGCATTATGCTAAATGAGAGTAAAGAGGCACTTTTTCTTGGCTCTTGGTGGATGGTGCTTTTCCCTGGCGTGACGCTCTTTTTGCTCATCCTTGCAACCTCGATCATCACGTCAAATTCAAAAAATGGCAATATAAAAATATGA
- a CDS encoding ABC transporter permease has product MFRAILKTAISSLGLLFFISFFLFLLIYFLPGNVTDAMFLRSEALSVAIKEQILENLGLKDGFFVQYFRWLAHFVTGDFGTSFVSGASVSLLIKERLLNSLILFFASFFLIVFLSFFLGLLSAIYKNKFADIFINFSSFLLASLPHFYVALVLIAIFSVYLNVLPSLGANELGSSGVGTKFIILPTLAIILPHLGANVKFVRDRLNQSLNADFIQTAHARGLGRGKIYLFAIKHASTDIVYYFATLVAGVFAGSYVIESIFSFPGIGKLSLDAVIAKDYPVALATILLTAVFVVFANLLAKIFAILADKRNL; this is encoded by the coding sequence TTGTTTAGAGCCATTTTAAAAACAGCGATCTCAAGCCTTGGATTGCTGTTTTTCATCTCATTTTTTCTATTTTTGCTCATATATTTTTTGCCAGGAAACGTCACTGACGCGATGTTTTTGCGAAGTGAAGCGCTAAGCGTGGCTATAAAAGAGCAAATTTTAGAAAATTTGGGGCTAAAAGATGGCTTTTTCGTGCAGTATTTTAGATGGCTAGCTCACTTTGTCACTGGGGACTTTGGTACCAGCTTTGTAAGCGGAGCAAGCGTATCTTTGCTCATTAAAGAGAGGCTCTTAAACTCGCTTATTTTGTTTTTTGCCTCATTTTTTCTGATAGTTTTTTTGTCATTTTTCTTGGGGCTTTTAAGCGCCATTTATAAGAATAAATTTGCCGATATCTTTATAAACTTTAGCTCGTTTTTACTGGCTTCATTGCCGCATTTTTACGTAGCACTCGTGCTAATAGCTATCTTTAGCGTCTATCTAAATGTTCTGCCAAGTTTAGGCGCAAACGAGCTAGGATCTAGCGGAGTAGGAACAAAATTTATCATCTTGCCAACGCTTGCCATCATCTTGCCACACCTTGGCGCAAACGTGAAATTTGTGCGTGACAGGCTAAATCAGAGCCTAAATGCTGATTTTATCCAAACAGCTCACGCTAGAGGCTTGGGGCGCGGCAAAATTTATCTCTTTGCGATAAAGCATGCAAGCACCGATATAGTCTATTATTTTGCAACCCTTGTGGCTGGCGTTTTTGCTGGCTCATATGTCATTGAGAGCATTTTTTCATTTCCGGGCATAGGTAAGCTTAGCCTTGATGCAGTCATCGCCAAAGACTATCCAGTCGCACTTGCGACCATTTTGCTAACGGCTGTTTTTGTCGTTTTTGCAAATTTACTAGCAAAAATTTTCGCTATCTTGGCAGATAAGAGAAATTTATGA
- a CDS encoding ABC transporter substrate-binding protein: MKKILLVFFLLFGTLSYAKENAVVVAIEEQTPRINPLYDEDHDPTLSLVFSGLTSHDENSNVVPELAKSWQVSDDGLEYVFELRDDAFWHDGVKFSAKDVKFTIEAAQDKKLNAPAISNYEVVKSVEILGDYKVKITLNEPFPPFLDALSFGVLPEHILKGKDISTDKFNEAPVGTGAYKLVKWKKDESLEFVANEKFYKGEPKIKRVFFKIVGDENLRLVGLKSGEIDVALISPTGVNFIKDDKKLSLLKFKSADYRALMFNFNDPLFQDKNVRIALNYAVNKDEIVKNLFHGYASVANNPIEKSFANDGEFKFSYDPQKARELLEKSGFKKNKAGFFEKDGKELGFDIYAFNNDILRVNLAKILSSELNKFGVRAKAYAKPRTAFSISEVDSFIIGWGSPFDPDFHTYRIFGGFADIGVNENGWNFSHYKDANVDLALKNARYTKDVELRKKYYKEFLKALFENPPYIFIAYLDYPLVFNNKISGIKTQILGHHGAGFLWNIREWQVK, from the coding sequence ATGAAGAAAATTTTGCTTGTCTTTTTTTTGTTGTTTGGCACTCTTTCTTATGCAAAAGAAAATGCTGTTGTAGTCGCTATCGAGGAGCAAACACCTCGTATAAATCCACTTTATGACGAGGATCACGATCCTACTCTTTCACTTGTTTTTTCAGGCCTTACTAGCCACGATGAAAATAGCAACGTCGTGCCAGAGCTTGCGAAGTCTTGGCAGGTGAGCGATGACGGGCTGGAGTATGTTTTTGAGCTAAGAGATGATGCCTTTTGGCATGATGGGGTAAAATTTAGCGCAAAAGATGTTAAATTTACCATCGAAGCGGCTCAAGATAAGAAGCTAAACGCGCCTGCTATCTCAAATTATGAAGTCGTAAAAAGCGTTGAAATTTTAGGGGATTATAAAGTAAAGATTACGCTTAATGAGCCGTTTCCGCCATTTCTTGACGCGCTTAGCTTTGGCGTTTTGCCTGAGCACATTTTAAAAGGCAAAGATATCTCAACCGATAAATTTAACGAGGCTCCAGTAGGAACTGGCGCATACAAGCTAGTAAAATGGAAAAAAGATGAGAGCCTGGAATTTGTGGCAAATGAGAAATTTTACAAGGGTGAGCCAAAGATAAAAAGGGTATTTTTTAAAATTGTTGGTGATGAAAATTTAAGGCTCGTTGGGCTTAAAAGTGGTGAGATCGACGTCGCACTCATCTCTCCAACTGGTGTAAATTTCATAAAAGATGATAAAAAGCTTAGCCTACTTAAGTTTAAAAGTGCGGACTATAGAGCTTTGATGTTTAACTTTAATGATCCTCTTTTTCAAGATAAAAATGTAAGAATCGCCCTAAACTACGCGGTAAATAAAGATGAGATAGTTAAAAATTTATTTCACGGATATGCGAGCGTAGCGAATAATCCGATAGAAAAAAGCTTTGCAAATGACGGTGAGTTTAAATTTAGCTACGATCCGCAAAAGGCTAGGGAGCTGCTTGAAAAGAGCGGCTTTAAGAAAAATAAGGCTGGCTTTTTTGAAAAGGACGGCAAGGAGCTTGGCTTTGATATCTATGCCTTTAATAACGACATCTTAAGGGTCAATCTAGCCAAAATTTTAAGCAGTGAGCTAAATAAATTTGGCGTGAGAGCCAAAGCCTACGCAAAGCCAAGAACAGCCTTTAGTATAAGCGAGGTTGATAGCTTTATCATCGGCTGGGGAAGTCCATTTGATCCAGACTTTCACACATATAGAATTTTTGGCGGATTTGCCGACATCGGTGTCAATGAAAATGGCTGGAATTTTAGCCACTACAAGGATGCAAACGTCGATCTTGCCCTAAAAAACGCAAGATATACAAAGGACGTGGAGCTTAGGAAAAAATACTACAAAGAATTTCTAAAAGCGCTTTTTGAAAATCCACCTTACATTTTTATAGCCTATCTTGACTATCCGCTCGTTTTTAACAATAAAATTTCAGGCATAAAGACGCAAATTTTAGGTCACCATGGGGCTGGATTTTTATGGAATATAAGAGAGTGGCAAGTAAAATAG
- a CDS encoding DUF748 domain-containing protein: MNKNKKTALISAICVVSLLLIYTLLGFFGVPYGIKNIAPKYLKDYNATLFVADAKFNPFTFELNATNAELNTTSPLFSTKQIDIKLKPFSIFKKLVEVDIFRLQEPNVKILRDKNSKFNFSNFVRDDNATTEDNSTSSINFALNNAKIIKGSFSYSDQNLTNPFNVNFDDINYELSSLNTKKNSAGSHIFDSNSTLAHKIDLNGDIKLNPLKIEGNISIKDFSIDPVAISFIDKDTLNLKNAVINLGINYALIADENATNINLKDSFLNVKSLSIDEGKNELSLGELELPKFDLLSKIADKIDAKLELNAINLSDVSFKNAITASLKSLNLNDILLLANLNEKGELNATATLNSINANTLKIDETSKNLVNLKDINASNLNANLANNKTALTLEKIAFEGINAPLSKNANANVAGTKISNISFTQDTNKSLATLDELSINGINLKAKNKEILDIADVLTKTIKFDILNMALNAENIDINRPKFNSELNDGGLSAINQLGLGEHGPVKTANHRTKTKKENTSASKSKESEFKFDIKNINVNNANIALTHLFESEKITHKFDNLFVKIANLSSNFSKPFDAKVDMKSSQKLNLDLTSKIKLEPINITAKIKLEDKNLPKYFAYAKPFLEADLSSGEMSANAELHYAKDIKADAKLSVKDIRLDDKNKEKLIAFKSLDVDKISLFKNNLEITGVALNSPFIKAHLSKEREFNLSKIVKEDKNKVQNEQKTESKKAASKKDDELNFSIKNFSLNNGEVDFSDASLFMPFATKISNLNGKLTDIDKKRPSSGEFKGTVGKNGFSQITAKLFPFELKQNTDIKLDFKDIDLIDITPYSGQFLGYKIKKGKLNLNLNYSVVDSKLNGSNLINFDTLTLGEKVDSKDAVNLPLSLAISILSDQNNQINIDLPVEGNLDDPDFKYGGVIWAAVKKLFADITLAPFRFLGNALGLGSKDLSSIDFLAGSSELISSEAPKIADFIKLTSAKPMMKLSITPTYSEIDVLYFKEKKLDQKINQIIASSGKDYITVLNSLVPNTKDKSDKALREEAIKAIEVDKEKLVELANERANAVKEALIKAGLETGRINVNDATSSEPKQNTYTSVIMGVAN, encoded by the coding sequence ATGAATAAAAATAAAAAAACAGCACTTATTTCAGCCATCTGCGTAGTTTCACTTTTGCTTATTTACACGCTTCTTGGATTTTTTGGAGTACCTTATGGTATTAAAAATATCGCTCCAAAATATCTAAAAGACTACAATGCAACACTTTTTGTGGCAGACGCTAAATTTAATCCTTTTACCTTCGAGCTAAATGCGACAAATGCTGAGCTAAACACTACTTCGCCACTTTTTAGCACAAAGCAAATCGACATCAAGCTAAAGCCATTTTCTATCTTTAAAAAATTAGTTGAAGTTGATATTTTTAGGCTTCAAGAGCCAAATGTCAAAATTTTACGAGATAAAAATTCAAAATTTAACTTTAGCAATTTTGTAAGAGATGATAACGCAACTACCGAAGATAACAGCACTAGCTCTATAAATTTTGCCCTAAATAACGCAAAAATAATCAAAGGCTCATTTTCATATAGCGATCAAAATCTCACAAATCCATTTAACGTAAATTTTGACGATATAAACTACGAGCTAAGCTCGCTAAATACGAAGAAAAATAGTGCAGGCAGCCATATCTTTGACTCAAATTCGACTCTAGCTCACAAGATCGATCTAAATGGCGATATCAAGCTAAATCCCCTAAAAATCGAGGGCAATATCAGCATAAAGGATTTTAGTATCGATCCAGTCGCGATTAGCTTTATCGATAAAGACACACTAAATCTTAAAAATGCGGTCATAAATTTAGGAATAAATTACGCTTTAATTGCCGACGAGAACGCTACAAATATAAATTTAAAAGACAGCTTTTTAAATGTAAAATCGCTAAGCATAGATGAGGGCAAAAACGAACTAAGCCTTGGTGAGCTAGAGCTTCCAAAATTTGATCTATTGAGTAAAATAGCAGACAAGATAGATGCTAAATTAGAGCTAAATGCCATAAATTTAAGCGATGTGTCATTTAAAAATGCAATAACAGCAAGCTTAAAATCACTAAATTTAAACGATATTTTGCTTTTAGCAAATTTAAATGAAAAAGGTGAGCTAAATGCGACAGCTACGCTAAATAGCATAAATGCAAATACCCTAAAAATAGATGAAACCAGTAAAAATTTAGTAAATCTAAAAGATATAAATGCCTCAAATTTAAATGCAAATTTAGCAAATAACAAAACAGCTCTAACGCTTGAAAAAATAGCGTTTGAAGGTATCAATGCCCCGCTTAGTAAAAATGCGAATGCAAATGTGGCAGGGACTAAAATCTCAAACATTAGCTTCACTCAAGATACCAATAAAAGCCTTGCAACTCTTGATGAGCTTAGTATAAATGGCATAAATTTAAAGGCAAAAAATAAAGAAATTTTAGATATCGCTGATGTGCTGACAAAAACGATCAAATTTGATATTTTAAATATGGCTTTGAATGCCGAGAATATCGATATAAATAGACCAAAATTTAACTCGGAGTTAAATGACGGTGGCTTAAGTGCGATAAACCAGCTTGGACTTGGTGAGCATGGGCCAGTAAAAACAGCCAATCATCGCACTAAAACCAAAAAGGAGAATACATCAGCTTCAAAAAGCAAAGAGAGTGAGTTTAAATTTGATATAAAAAATATCAATGTAAATAACGCCAATATCGCTTTGACACACCTTTTTGAGAGCGAGAAGATCACTCATAAATTTGATAATTTATTTGTAAAAATAGCAAATTTAAGTAGCAATTTTAGTAAACCATTTGACGCAAAAGTGGATATGAAAAGCTCGCAAAAGCTAAATTTAGATCTAACCTCAAAGATCAAACTTGAACCAATTAATATAACTGCTAAAATCAAACTTGAAGATAAAAATTTGCCAAAATATTTTGCCTACGCAAAGCCATTTTTAGAGGCAGATCTTTCAAGTGGAGAGATGAGCGCAAACGCCGAACTTCACTATGCAAAAGATATAAAAGCAGATGCAAAGCTTAGCGTAAAAGATATTAGATTAGATGATAAAAATAAAGAAAAGCTAATCGCGTTTAAAAGTTTAGATGTAGATAAAATTTCACTTTTTAAAAATAATCTTGAAATTACTGGAGTTGCTTTAAATTCGCCATTTATCAAGGCTCATCTAAGTAAAGAGCGCGAATTTAATCTAAGCAAAATTGTAAAAGAAGATAAAAATAAAGTCCAAAATGAGCAAAAAACTGAGAGCAAAAAGGCAGCTAGTAAAAAAGATGACGAGCTAAATTTTAGTATTAAAAATTTCTCACTTAACAACGGCGAGGTTGATTTTTCAGATGCGTCACTATTTATGCCATTTGCTACAAAAATTTCAAATCTAAATGGCAAGCTAACTGACATCGATAAAAAACGTCCAAGTTCTGGCGAGTTTAAAGGCACAGTTGGTAAAAACGGTTTTTCTCAGATTACAGCAAAATTATTTCCTTTTGAGTTAAAGCAAAATACCGACATTAAGCTTGATTTTAAAGACATCGATCTAATCGATATAACACCATATAGCGGGCAATTTTTGGGTTATAAAATAAAAAAAGGTAAGTTAAATTTAAATCTAAATTATAGTGTTGTTGATTCAAAACTAAATGGTTCAAATCTTATAAATTTTGACACACTCACACTTGGAGAAAAGGTTGATTCAAAAGATGCTGTAAATTTACCACTTTCGCTTGCTATATCGATATTAAGTGATCAAAATAATCAAATAAATATCGACCTTCCAGTTGAAGGAAATTTAGACGATCCTGACTTTAAATATGGCGGTGTCATTTGGGCTGCTGTTAAAAAACTCTTTGCAGACATTACATTAGCTCCGTTTAGATTTTTAGGTAATGCTCTAGGGCTTGGCAGCAAGGATCTAAGCTCTATTGATTTTCTTGCTGGAAGTAGCGAGCTAATAAGCTCAGAAGCACCAAAAATAGCTGATTTTATAAAATTAACCAGTGCAAAGCCTATGATGAAACTTAGCATCACGCCTACTTACTCTGAAATAGATGTGCTCTACTTTAAAGAAAAAAAGCTTGATCAAAAGATAAATCAAATAATCGCCTCAAGCGGCAAAGATTATATTACCGTGCTAAATTCTCTCGTTCCAAACACTAAAGATAAAAGCGATAAAGCCTTAAGAGAAGAGGCAATAAAAGCTATCGAAGTGGATAAGGAAAAGCTAGTTGAGCTAGCAAATGAGCGTGCAAATGCAGTAAAAGAAGCACTCATAAAGGCTGGGCTTGAGACTGGTCGCATAAATGTAAATGATGCAACAAGCTCAGAGCCTAAGCAAAACACCTACACAAGCGTGATTATGGGAGTGGCGAACTAA
- a CDS encoding tautomerase family protein, with amino-acid sequence MPYVNIKIAGPEPTKEQKDQVFKEVTETLVRVLGKKKEAVMIFIETHDASNIGVGGESVEDKRKGIK; translated from the coding sequence ATGCCTTATGTTAATATCAAAATAGCAGGCCCAGAGCCGACAAAAGAGCAAAAAGATCAAGTTTTTAAAGAGGTGACTGAGACGCTTGTAAGAGTACTTGGCAAGAAAAAAGAGGCGGTGATGATTTTCATAGAAACTCACGATGCTAGCAACATCGGCGTAGGCGGCGAGAGCGTAGAAGATAAGAGAAAGGGGATAAAATGA
- the bcp gene encoding thioredoxin-dependent thiol peroxidase: MSEFSKADIERKITLEVGDKAPEFEALNQDGVKVALKDFVGKNVVLYFYPKDNTPGCTTEACEFSANYNQFIKNDTVIIGVSPDSVKSHVGFIAKQNLKHILLSDEDKEISKLYGVWQVKKNYGKEYLGIVRSTFVIGKDGKIVKIYKSVKAKDHAAKVLADLAK, translated from the coding sequence ATGAGTGAATTTAGCAAAGCAGATATTGAACGAAAAATAACGCTTGAAGTTGGTGATAAAGCACCAGAGTTTGAAGCGCTAAATCAAGACGGCGTAAAGGTCGCACTAAAGGACTTTGTGGGTAAAAATGTGGTGCTTTACTTCTATCCAAAAGATAACACTCCAGGCTGCACAACTGAGGCTTGCGAATTTAGCGCAAACTACAATCAGTTTATCAAAAATGACACAGTTATAATCGGCGTTAGCCCAGATAGTGTGAAGTCTCATGTTGGCTTTATCGCAAAGCAAAATTTAAAGCACATTCTATTAAGTGATGAGGATAAAGAAATTTCAAAGCTTTATGGCGTTTGGCAAGTCAAGAAAAACTATGGCAAAGAGTATCTTGGCATCGTTAGAAGCACCTTTGTGATCGGCAAAGACGGCAAGATAGTTAAAATTTATAAAAGCGTAAAAGCCAAAGATCACGCCGCAAAAGTACTAGCTGATCTAGCAAAATAA